One stretch of Excalfactoria chinensis isolate bCotChi1 chromosome 2, bCotChi1.hap2, whole genome shotgun sequence DNA includes these proteins:
- the CMTM7 gene encoding CKLF-like MARVEL transmembrane domain-containing protein 7: MSHGARVIRTGVSSAGPAAPPSAAASSAGSDAELMDGAYFRSCAGMLKVAQMISLLVGFISVNSSQWTDYSAYSYFQIVTMCDLVMILFFYIIHIFRIYRTLTCVSWPLAEFLHYLIGTILLLIASIVAASKSYNLTGLVAGATFGFLATVLCVLSIWSSYKVSCITQSTNAAV, translated from the exons ATGTCTCACGGGGCGCGAGTGATCCGCACCGGGGTGAGCAGCGCGGGGCCCGCCGCGCCGCCGTCGGCCGCCGCCTCCTCAGCGGGTTCGGACGCGGAGCTGATGGACGGCGCCTATTTCCGCTCGTGCGCCGGCATGCTGAAGGTGGCCCAGATG atctCACTGCTGGTTGGATTCATCAGTGTCAATAGTTCTCAGTGGACAGATTACAGTGCATACAGCTACTTTCAGATTGTTACCATGTGCGACTTGGTTATGATTTTGTTCTTCTACATTATCCATATTTTCAGAATCTACAGGACGCTCACTTGTGTTAGCTGGCCACTTGCG GaatttctgcattatttaaTCGGTACAATTCTGCTTCTCATTGCATCAATTGTAGCAGCATCAAAGAGTTACAATTTGACTGGACTAGTGGCTGGAGCG ACGTTTGGATTCCTAGCTACGGTCCTTTGTGTTTTAAGCATATGGTCATCCTACAAGGTTTCTTGCATCACGCAGTCAACAA ATGCAGCTGTATGA